The window CCATCGCCGAGATCGGTTCCGACGTAGACGGTGTCGTCGTCGATCCAACCGATGTCGGTCTTGGCCTCGGGCAGGTGGAAGCCGCCGTCCGCGGGATCCACGAACGCCCGGCGCAGCAGCGAGAACTCACGCACCACGACCGCGTCGGCGCCGCCCCGGGACAGCGACACCAGGACCCGGTCCTGGGCCGGCCGCAGCACCTGGGCCGACGACCACACCCAATTCTCGTTCTCGGCGGCGGCGAGCGCGTCGACGTCGATCAGCACGTCCCAGTCCGGCGACCCGTCGCGGTAGGCGTCCAGGGTGGTCCGCCGCCAGAGTCCCCGCGGGTGCTCGGCGTCCTTCCAGAAGTTGTACAGGTGCGGTCCCCGCGGCGTCACATACGGGATGCGCGCGTCGGTGTCGAGCACGGCGAGGACGCGCGCCTCCAGGGCGCGGAACGTGTCGTCGTCGGCCCACACGGACACGGTCTCGGCGTTGCGCGCCCGGACCCAGTCCAGCGCGGTGTCACCGGTGACGTCTTCCAACCACAGAAAGGGATCGTCCATGCGCTCATTGTGTCCGAGAGCGCGCCGGTGCCGGGCCGGCGCCCCGGTCAGGGGCCACCCAGCCAGTGGTCGATGCGGTGGTGGTCGGGCGTGAAACCGTGGTCGACTCCCCACAGCACCGCCTGCGTGCGGCTCTCCACGCCGATCTTGCGGTAGACGCTGCGGATGTAGGACTTGACGGTGTTGGGGCTGAGATAGGTCAGCGAGGCCACCTCGGCGTTGCTCTTGCCCTGGGTGATCAGGGCCAGGATCTCGGCCTCCCGGTCGGTGATGCCCTCGCGCCGGCCGGGCCAGTCCAGACCGAGCGCGCTGCCGGCCCGCCGCGGCGGCTCGCTGATGACCACCTCGCCCCGGTGGACCCGCTCCAGGGCCTCGACGAGTTCCCGCGCGGGCAGTGTCTTGGACAGGTACCCGCCCACCCCCTGATCGCGGGCCTGCTGGACCAGGTCGGGGTGGAAGTTCCAGGTGTACATCACCACCCGGCCCGCCCGGCTGCTCCGGGCCAGCTCGTGCAACTCGGGATGATCGGACTCCGGCTGCGCGAAGGAGTCGTACAGCACGATGTCCACTCTGTCGGTCAGAGTGGCGTTGGCGTCGATCTCGGCGATCAGGATGCGGTCGCGGTAGTCGTCGAACATGTGCGCCAACCCCTTCAGCACCACGTCGTAGTCGTCGACGAGGGCGACCAGGATGGGCGGCGGCGAGGGCACCGGTGACGGGGTCATCACCTGACGTTAAACCTCCCTAGGGGTGTAGTGGCACACCTCCAGGGGTGGTTGTGTCATCGGAGTCAGAGAAGACGCGGCGTTCCACCGGATCGTCGATCAGCCGCCTTCACCCGCAGGACGCACGGGATCCCGTGCTGTACAGGAGGCTTCTCATGCTCGGACTCATCATCGGCATCATCGTGGTCGGCCTCGTCGCCGGCGCCCTCGCCCGGCTGATCGTGCCCGGCTCACAGCACATCTCGATCCTGGCGACGATCGTGCTCGGCATCGTCGGATCCTTCGTCGGTGGCTTCCTCGGCTACCTGATCTTCCACAAGGACGCGCAGGAAGGGTTCCTGCAGCCGTCGGGCATCATCGGCTCGGTCATCGGCGCCGTCATCGTCCTGGTCCTCTACCTGAAGTTCGGCAGCCGCAACGCCGTCCGGCGCTGACCCCCGGCCGCCGGACCGCCGTCCCGACCGGCACCCCCCGGCGGCCGGTACCCGGCCCGCCCCGACGGGCGGCCGCACCCCACCCGATCGCGACGACCGCGCAGACGCCCTGCGCTCCGGAGGTCGTCGCAGTCGGGCAGCGGGGAAGAGGCGCCCCACCGGTCCGTCCGGTGGGGCGCTTCGTGCGTCCCGGGTGCCTGCCCTGGGCGCGCCCCGATGGGCCGGGTCCACGTCGCCACCCATCCGGCCGGTCACCGGAACCGAAGCACTCCACGGGCTCCGGTGGTGTCCGCACCCCGGGGACGCCCCGTGACCCGACCGCGCATCCCGCGGACGACGAGATTCGATCACCTCCGATGCAGGTGAGAAACCACCGCCCAGCGGGCAAGGAGAACGCATGGAGGCAGGGCGCCTGTACCGGCTCATCCGTCAGCTGCGCAGCGTGGCGGGTGCGGCGACCGGTGATTCAGCGGAGACGGTGTCACCGAGCATCATCGCGGTGATGGAGGATCTGGCCGAGCATCCGGACAGTTCGATCACCGAGATCGTCGGCCGGACCGGTCTCGTCCAGAGCATGGTGTCCACCGCCGTCGCCCAGTTGCGTTCCGACGGGGTGTTGCGGACGACGGCCGACCCCCGTGACCGCCGCCGGACCCTCGTCTCGATGGTGCCGTCGGCGTCCGACGGGGTGGTGCCCCGCCCCGGGCGCTCCGTCGACGACGCGTTGCGTCAGGTCCGGCCCGAGCTCGACGACGACCGGCGGGCCGAGGTGGTCCGCCACCTCGAGCAGGTGGCGGCCCTGCTGGAACACTGACCGCCGGGTGCGGCGCTCACGCCGCGGCGCGGAACGCGCGCAGCCGCAGGCTGTTGGTGACCACGAAGACCGAGCTGAGGGCCATCGCCGCCCCGGCCAGCATCGGGTTGAGCAGTCCCGCCGCGGCGAGCGGGATGGCTGCGACGTTGTAGGCGAAGGCCCAGAACAGGTTGCCGCGGATCGTGCCCAGGGTCCGCCGGGCCAGCCGGATGGCCGTCGGTGCCGTCCGCAGGTCGCCGCGGACGAGGGTGAGATCGGACGCCTCGATGGCCACGTCGGTGCCGGTGCCCATGGACAGTCCGAGGTCCGCGGCGGCGAGCGCGGCGGCGTCGTTGACCCCGTCACCCACCATGGCCACCACGTGTCCCCGCTCCTGCAGCCGCCGGACCGTGGCCACCTTGTCGGCCGGCAGCACCTCCGCGACGACGTCGGCCCCGGCGATCCCGACCTCCCGGGCGACCTCCGCGGCGACGGCGGCGCTGTCCCCGGTCAGCAGCATCGGTCGCAGCCCGAGCGCCCGTAGCTCGGCGACGGCCTGCGCCGAGGACGGCTTGACGGTGTCGGCGACGGCCAGCACCCCCCGGGCCCGGCCGTCCCAGCCGACGACGACGGGTGTGCGCCCGGCCGTTCCGGCGGCGCGGACCGCGGCGGCGAGCTCGGCGGGCAACGCCGACCCGTCGTCGACGACCATCCGCGGGGACCCCACGACGACGCGTCGGCCCTCGACCGTGCCCCGCACTCCGCGACCCGGAACGGCCACGAAGCCGCTGACGCCGGGCAGGGGTGCGGACCCGGCCGCGGCCGTGACGGCGGCGGCGATGGGGTGCTCCGAGGACTGCTCGAGCGCACCGGCCAGCCGCGCGACCAGCGCGGGGTCCTCTCCGTCGGCGGCGGTGACGTCCACGACGCCCATCCGGCCGCTGGTCACGGTGCCGGTCTTGTCCAGCAGCACCGTGTCGACCCGGCGGGTGGACTCCAGGACCTGTGGGCCCTTGATGAGGATGCCCAGCTGCGCGCCCCGGCCTGTGCCGACCAGGAGGGCGGTCGGCGTGGCGAGCCCCAGGGCGCACGGACAGGCGATGATCAGCACCGCGACGGCGGCCGAGAACGCCGTCACAGCCGGGGCGCCGTTGCCCAGCCAGAAGCCGAGAGTGCCGACGGACAGCGCGATCACGATGGGCACGAACACCGCCGACACCCGGTCCGCCAGCCGCTGCACCTGGGTCTTGCCGTTCTGCGCGTCCTCGACGAGACGGGCCATCTGCGCGAGCCGGGTGTCGGCGCCGATCCGGGTGGCCCGGACGACGAGCCGACCGCCGGCGTTGACGGTGGCCCCGACGACCGGGTCACCCGGACCCACGTCCACGGGCACCGACTCGCCGGTCAGCAGCGACACGTCCACCGCCGACGCCCCCGTCACGACGACGCCGTCGGTGGCGACCTTCTCTCCCGGGCGCACCACGAAGTGGTCGTCGACCGCGAGCCGGTCGACCGGGATCATCACCTCGACCCCGGACCGCAGCACGGCCACCTCCTTGGCGCCGAGGGCCAGTAGCGCCCGCAGGGCGGCTCCGGACCGCCGCTTCGCGCGGGCCTCGGCGTAGCGGCCGGCCAACAGGAAGACCGTGACGCCGGCAGCGACCTCGAGGTAGATCTCGTCCGCGCCGCCGCCGCGGGGGGCGAACAGGGTGAACGGCATGGTCATCCCCGGCTCGCCCGCGTCACCGACGAACAGGGCGAACAGCGACCAGCCGAACGCGGCCAGCACCCCCGTGGAGATGAGCGTGTCCATGGTGGCGGCACCGTGCCGCAGGTTGGTCCATGCCGCCCGATGGAACGGCCAGGCGCCCCAGACGACGACGGGGGCGGCCAGGGTCAGCGAGAGCCACTGCCAGTGCCGGAACTGCAGCCCCGGCACCATCGCCATCGCCACCACCGGGACGGCGAGTGCGAGCGTGACCAGCAGGCGGTGCCGCAGCGCGGCCGCCGGATCGTCGTCGGGTCGGACGTCGTCGTCCACCCGCGGGTCGGCGGCGGACGGAGCCGGCGGCGGCGGCAGGGTGGCGGTGTACCCGGTGGCCTCGACCGTGGCGATCAGATCGGCGGGTGCGGTGTCGGCGCCGTAGGTGACCCGTGCCTTCTCGGTGGCGTAGTTGACCGTGGCGCTGACGCCGGGCATCCGGTTGAGTTTCTTCTCGACCCGGGCGGCACACGAGGCGCACGTCATGCCGCCGATGGTGAGTTCGACGTCGGTGCCGTCCAGGTCGGGCACCCCGGTGGGAGTCGTGGTGGTGGGGGTGGTCATCCGGTCCCTCCCGGGGGTCGGTGCGGAGGTCGTGCTCAACCGGGATGCGGTGCGCTTCCGGTCGTGTCGGTCAGGTCGCCCATCGGCGGGTGGTCGGTCGATCGGGGCGCCGGGACGGCCGTCGCGGGCTCGACCCGTGGGGGACCGACCGCGGGCACGGCCCGGCCGAGCCCGAACGCCGCGGCGAAGACCACGGCGAGCGCGCCGGCGA is drawn from Nakamurella deserti and contains these coding sequences:
- a CDS encoding GlsB/YeaQ/YmgE family stress response membrane protein encodes the protein MLGLIIGIIVVGLVAGALARLIVPGSQHISILATIVLGIVGSFVGGFLGYLIFHKDAQEGFLQPSGIIGSVIGAVIVLVLYLKFGSRNAVRR
- a CDS encoding response regulator transcription factor yields the protein MTPSPVPSPPPILVALVDDYDVVLKGLAHMFDDYRDRILIAEIDANATLTDRVDIVLYDSFAQPESDHPELHELARSSRAGRVVMYTWNFHPDLVQQARDQGVGGYLSKTLPARELVEALERVHRGEVVISEPPRRAGSALGLDWPGRREGITDREAEILALITQGKSNAEVASLTYLSPNTVKSYIRSVYRKIGVESRTQAVLWGVDHGFTPDHHRIDHWLGGP
- a CDS encoding MarR family winged helix-turn-helix transcriptional regulator, with the protein product MEAGRLYRLIRQLRSVAGAATGDSAETVSPSIIAVMEDLAEHPDSSITEIVGRTGLVQSMVSTAVAQLRSDGVLRTTADPRDRRRTLVSMVPSASDGVVPRPGRSVDDALRQVRPELDDDRRAEVVRHLEQVAALLEH
- a CDS encoding heavy metal translocating P-type ATPase, whose product is MTTPTTTTPTGVPDLDGTDVELTIGGMTCASCAARVEKKLNRMPGVSATVNYATEKARVTYGADTAPADLIATVEATGYTATLPPPPAPSAADPRVDDDVRPDDDPAAALRHRLLVTLALAVPVVAMAMVPGLQFRHWQWLSLTLAAPVVVWGAWPFHRAAWTNLRHGAATMDTLISTGVLAAFGWSLFALFVGDAGEPGMTMPFTLFAPRGGGADEIYLEVAAGVTVFLLAGRYAEARAKRRSGAALRALLALGAKEVAVLRSGVEVMIPVDRLAVDDHFVVRPGEKVATDGVVVTGASAVDVSLLTGESVPVDVGPGDPVVGATVNAGGRLVVRATRIGADTRLAQMARLVEDAQNGKTQVQRLADRVSAVFVPIVIALSVGTLGFWLGNGAPAVTAFSAAVAVLIIACPCALGLATPTALLVGTGRGAQLGILIKGPQVLESTRRVDTVLLDKTGTVTSGRMGVVDVTAADGEDPALVARLAGALEQSSEHPIAAAVTAAAGSAPLPGVSGFVAVPGRGVRGTVEGRRVVVGSPRMVVDDGSALPAELAAAVRAAGTAGRTPVVVGWDGRARGVLAVADTVKPSSAQAVAELRALGLRPMLLTGDSAAVAAEVAREVGIAGADVVAEVLPADKVATVRRLQERGHVVAMVGDGVNDAAALAAADLGLSMGTGTDVAIEASDLTLVRGDLRTAPTAIRLARRTLGTIRGNLFWAFAYNVAAIPLAAAGLLNPMLAGAAMALSSVFVVTNSLRLRAFRAAA